From the genome of Colletotrichum higginsianum IMI 349063 chromosome 4, whole genome shotgun sequence, one region includes:
- a CDS encoding Ras family protein, with protein MAARGPGAPGARGMNTRFAQFKLVLLGESAVGKSSIVLRFVKDQFDSYRESTIGAAFLTQTISLDENTTVKFEIWDTAGQERYKSLAPMYYRNANCAVVVYDITQSASLDKAKAWVKELQRQANENIIIALAGNKLDLVTEQPDKRAVSTADAEAYAREAGLLFFETSAKTAENVKELFTAIAKKLPLDQAGPRHARPGQRQGVSLQPETPGSNVGGPCSC; from the exons ATGGCTGCTCGAGGCCCCGGTGCCCCCGGTGCCCGTGGAATGAACACGCGCTTCGCGCAGTTCAAGCTCGTTCTGCTAG GCGAgtccgccgtcggcaag AGTTCCATCGTGCTGCGATTCGTCAAG GACCAATTTGACTCGTACCGCGAATCGACCATCGGCGCTGCTTTCTTGACGCAGACCATCTCCCTCGACGAGAACACCACAGTCAAGTTCGAGATCTGGGATACCGCCGGACAGGAGCGATACAAGTCGCTCGCTCCCATGTACTATCGCAACGCCAactgcgccgtcgtcgtctacGACATTACCCAATCT GCATCTTtggacaaggccaaggcaTGGGTAAAGGAGCTCCAGAGGCAAGCGAACGAGAACATCATCATTGCCCTGGCTGGCAATAAGTTGGACTTGGTCACCGAGCAGCCCGACAAGCGAGCCGTTTCCACAGCAGACGCCGAGGCCTATGcgcgcgaggccggcctcctcttctttgAGACATCggccaagacggccgagaacGTCAAGGAGCTCTTCACTGCTATTGCCAAGAAGCTGCCGCTTGACCAGGCCGGCCCTAGGCATGCCCGGCCCGGTCAGCGACAGGGCGTGAGCCTGCAGCCCGAGACTCCTGGCAGCAACGTCGGCGGACCTTGCAGCTGCTAG
- a CDS encoding Methyltransferase, with translation MMADSPMRARSLANVLSTLLAQQHPLSVQEIEDIQRELSTALTHPDRLLKLNEASNKIVESYKPSSTDDNTANILQVFLEFLSKHGQLALMLDIETIGRDDAKLKLLAKRLVDAILKPNVIADSSTQLKPLNGRSLETMKAHCLQRDGFRCAYSHIFDRRSAFDKKIVPPADAFVQGTHLTHILPLGLGKFNNADGRQKEASDVLWFALYRYFPGLKGKFDPETLNQYQNLVTFAIGVHATFDGYFIAFDPLPQQMHRYEIKWFTPWPIGGATPPQGHQDVMTLSSKDPRYPLPDPEFFRAHCQVSAILEASGIGHLIDAELGAAEEDPENLDPNGSTDVGSILRRRMLMDV, from the exons ATGATGGCAGACTCACCAATGAGGGCGCGGTCACTTGCCAATGTTTTGAGCACTCTCCTAGCTCAGCAGCATCCCCTCTCCGTGCAGGAAATCGAGGACATTCAACGCGAGCTTTCAACAGCGTTGACGCATCCAGACCGGCTCCTTAAGCTGAACGAAGCCTCCAACAAAATCGTCGAGTCTTACAAGCCTAGTTCGACAGACGACAACACTGCCAACATTCTGCAAGTATTTCTGGAATTTCTCTCCAAGCATGGACAACTGGCGTTGATGCTTGACATCGAGACTATTGGCCGAGATGACGCCAAACTCAAGCTCCTGGCAAAGCGTTTAGTTGACGCCATCTTGAAGCCCA ACGTTATCGCCGACTCATCGACTCAACTTAAACCCTTAAACGGACGCAGCCTGGAGACCATGAAGGCGCACTGCCTGCAGCGCGATGGCTTTCGCTGCGCCTATAGCCATATATTCGATCGCCGAAGCGCTTTCGACAAAAAGATTGTCCCGCCTGCTGATGCGTTTGTGCAAGGGACACATCTCACGCACATTCTTCCGCTCGGCCTTGGAAAGTTCAATAATGCGGATGGAAGGCAGAAGGAAGCAAGCGATGTTTTATGGTTCGCGTTATACCGCTATTTCCCAGGCTTGAAGGGGAAATTTGACCCGGAAACCCTGAATCAATACCAAAACTTGGTCACCTTTGCTATCGGCGTTCATGCTACATTTGATGGTTACTTCATCGCCTTCGACCCCCTCCCTCAGCAA ATGCATCGCTACGAGATCAAGTGGTTTACACCCTGGCCAATAGGTGGGGCTACGCCCCCTCAAGGACATCAAGATGTTATGACACTGTCTTCAAAAGATCCACGGTATCCTCTCCCGGACCCTGAGTTTTTTAGAGCTCACTGCCAAGTGTCGGCGATTCTTGAAGCAAGTGGAATCGGACACCTGATTGATGCGGAGCTGGGAGCTGCTGAGGAGGACCCTGAAAACTTAGATCCCAATGGCTCAACTGATGTTGGGTCCATCTTACGCCGGAGAATGCTAATGGATGTTTAG
- a CDS encoding Acetyltransferase, producing the protein MSKTRVRDGGVVPHDAPFIVEAFDSTIPHLAAIGSGEMWGSLFSEKEGFVEETADDVKKSEAYRTTEEGEALRIFVAEVDVEPAVAPFPHSAAECPGLRYRTVDDGTRMLSVGAAFIRDNWLPGHVESQFHVDAIRAELEGKAGFVYIDVLVSDFRTGHHRKGAGEALLRRAVEYGLEKGMKALYVDAWAGNEEKLVR; encoded by the coding sequence ATGAGCAAAACACGGGTACGAGACGGGGGAGTCGTCCCTCATGATGCCCCCTTCATCGTCGAAGCGTTCGACTCGACAATCCCGCACCTCGCGGCGatcggcagcggcgagatGTGGGGGTCACTCTTCAGCGAGAAAGAGGGGTTtgtcgaggagacggccgacgacgtcaagaagTCGGAAGCGTACCGCACCAccgaagaaggagaagcccTACGGatcttcgtcgccgaggtcgacgtcgagccaGCGGTAGCACCATTCCCCCACAGTGCCGCGGAGTGTCCCGGCCTTCGCTACCGGACGGTCGACGATGGGACGCGCATGCTATCAGTCGGGGCGGCCTTCATTCGCGACAATTGGCTCCCCGGACATGTCGAGTCTCAGTTCCATGTGGACGCCATCCGAGCCGAGCTGGAAGGGAAAGCCGGGTTCGTGTATATCGATGTGCTGGTCTCGGATTTCAGAACAGGGCATCACCGCAAGGGAGCAGGGGAGGCGCTTCTGAGGCGAGCAGTGGAATACGGGCTTGAGAAGGGGATGAAGGCGCTCTACGTCGATGCGTGGGCTGGGAATGAGGAGAAGTTGGTCAGGTGA
- a CDS encoding putative Glutathione s-transferase, translating into MKTPPSAQNAKQNALALKRYLPRKLREAAEDEAAVEKGVGHDLTVYSFDRPNGQYGYTPFSIQLRLRLRHAGIQHKDRAANIFQAPKYRVPYVKLADSDELVGESQFIIKRLVQTGKLPDLNKELSPSDLAKDACIRAMLEDRAYFLVLYERWRGQYEMMWHDGPFAHFVWGAKQISTQAARGYVNSQLWFQGVGRYNDEEVKAFATDVVMSLNGFCETSLSKLSLDSRESREPFWILGGQRPSEADFIVYGNLATILGTTVNPVHAALIREKPALVEYVGRIHERFFGEYKSPVHS; encoded by the exons ATGAAGACCCCTCCGTCAGCTCAGAACGCCAAGCAAAATGCTCTGGCTCTCAAGCGATACCTTCCCCGCAAGCTCAGGGAAgctgccgaggacgaggccgcggtGGAGAAGGGAGTCGGACACGACCTGACCGTTTACAGCTTCGATCGTCCCAACGGCCAATATGGGTACACGCCCTTCTCGATTCAGCTgcgcctccgtctccgccaCGCCGGCATCCAGCACAAGGACCGTGCCGCCAACATCTTCCAGGCTCCCAAGTACAGGGTGCCGTACGTCAAGCTCGCGGACTcggacgagctcgtcggcgagtcGCAGTTTATCATCAAGCGCCTGGTGCAAACCGGCAAGCTACCGGATCTCAACAAGGAGCTTTCTCCCTCCGACCTCGCCAAGGATGCCTGCATCCGCGCCATGCTGGAGGATCGTGCCTACTTCCTCGTT CTGTACGAGAGATGGCGCGGCCAGTACGAGATGATGTGGCACGACGGTCCCTTTGCCCACTTCGTCTGGGGCGCGAAGCAGATCTCGACCCAGGCGGCCCGCGGCTATGTTAATTCACAGCTGTGGTTCCAGGGCGTCGGCCGCTAcaacgacgaggaggtcaaggccTTCGCAACGGACGTCGTCATGTCCCTCAACGGCTTCTGCGAGACGTCGCTGTCGAAGCTGAGCCTCGACTCGCGGGAGTCCCGGGAGCCCTTCTGGATCCTGGGCGGTCAGCGCCCGTCCGAGGCCGACTTCATCGTCTACGGCAACCTGGCTACCATCCTGGGCACCACTGT CAACCCGGTCCATGCCGCCCTCATCCGCGAGAAGCCTGCGCTGGTCGAGTACGTCGGTCGCATCCACGAGCGCTTCTTCGGCGAGTACAAGTCTCCCGTCCACTCTTGA
- a CDS encoding Phosphoinositide phosphatase — MAPTLPYRDINVKVAPDSYVFTSPSSPDAPALVIDRPTGDLRLGDAGLGKRVSRVSSIAGILGIIQLRLDKYVIVITKAEPVGRLKGHTVYKVIATEILPMRERQIRDPDEDTFIGLLDTFMKNGPMYFSYSLDLTNSFQRQASADTSLPLWQRADDRFFFNRFIQSDLVDFRTRGARGHVGPQPAVDPFILPVIFGMLEIRPTTFKGTPVTVTLISRRSRHRGGTRYFTRGLDDEGHAANYNETEQITIFNDSTSTMGGFAGSTDMQSGKYGANGKETQIMAYVQTRGSVPAYWAEINSLRYVPKLQIRGIDSALPAAKAHFDEQIRIYGDNYLINLVNQKGREQRVKTTYEQVVEKLVSSPKERTEGDRITDEKFTVIQPEKRAVEFDRLHYIYFDYHHETKGMKMHRAYALVEKLRDALDSQAYFRAVDMPGSNDGRLEPRGYQTSVMRTNCMDCLDRTNVVQSMFARHMLDRIFEEMGLMTRGSSFRDEDPAFEHMFRNLWADNADVVSCSYSGTGAMKTDVTRTGNRTKVGALQDARIGVTRYFKNNFFDGPRQDSYDLFLGVYTPGTANIGGSLVFADRRPILIQSVPYLLAFSVFLVLVGLFSKSEAVVTIRVFILFWLAVAAWCASFIFSHGMLYVNWPKLNPRPWASEGFAEHMSKARKDTVLGSFVARHERGLSTARYLNAEEGKKRIE; from the exons ATGGCGCCGACTCTGCCCTATCGTGACATCAATGTCAAGGTCGCCCCCGATTCCTACGTATttacctcgccctcgtcacccGATGCCCCCGCCCTGGTCATCGACCGTCCCACTGGCGACCTGCGCCTGGGAGATGCCGGCCTAGGCAAGAGAGTATCCCGCGTTTCCAGCATCGCAGGAATTCTAGGCATCATCCAGCTTAGACTCG ACAAGTATGTCATTGTCATTACCAAGGCCGAGCCCGTCGGCCGCCTCAAGGGCCATACCGTCTACAAGGTCATCGCCACCGAGATCCTCCCCATGCGCGAGCGCCAGATCCGAGACCCCGACGAGGACACATTCATCGGCCTGCTTGACACCTTCATGAAGAACGGCCCCATGTACTTCTCTTACTCCCTCGACCTCACAAACTCGTTCCAGCGCCAGGCCTCGGCCGACACCTCCCTGCCGCTCTGGCAGCGCGCCGACGaccgcttcttcttcaaccgCTTTATCCAGTCTGACCTGGTCGATTTCCGCACGAGGGGTGCCAGGGGCCACGTCGGTCCCcagcccgccgtcgaccccTTCATCCTGCCCGTCATCTTCGGCATGCTCGAGATCCGCCCGACCACCTTCAAGGGCACccccgtcaccgtcaccctCATCTCCCGCAGGTCCAGACACCGCGGCGGTACTAGATACTTCAcccgcggcctcgacgacgagggccacGCCGCCAACTACAACGAGACGGAGCAGATCACCATCTTCAACGACTCGACCAGTACCATGGGTGGCTTCGCCGGCAGCACCGACATGCAGAGCGGCAAGTacggcgccaacggcaaAGAGACCCAGATCATGGCCTACGTCCAGACCCGCGGTAGCGTGCCCGCCTACTGGGCCGAGATCAACAGCCTGCGCTACGTCCCCAAGCTCCAGATCCGTGGCATCGACAGCGCCTtgcccgccgccaaggcccaCTTCGACGAGCAGATCCGCATCTACGGCGACAACtacctcatcaacctcgtGAACCAAAAGGGCCGCGAGCAACGCGTCAAGACGACGTACGAGCAGGTGGTTGAGAAGCTTGTCTCGTCCCCCAAGGAGCGCACCGAGGGCGACCGCATCACGGACGAAAAGTTCACCGTCATCCAGCCCGAGAAGCGCGCCGTCGAGTTCGACCGTCTGCACTACATCTATTTCGACTACCACCACGAGACCAAGGGCATGAAGATGCACCGCGCCtacgccctcgtcgagaagctgcgcgacgccctcgactcCCAGGCCTActtccgcgccgtcgacatgCCCGGGTCCAATGACGGCCGTCTCGAGCCGCGCGGCTACCAGACGAGCGTCATGCGCACAAACTGCATGGACTGCCTCGACCGCACCAATGTCGTCCAGTCCATGTTCGCCCGCCACATGCTCGACCGCATCTTTGAGGAAATGGGCCTGATGACCCGCGGCTCTTCCTTCCGCGACGAGGACCCGGCCTTTGAGCACATGTTCCGCAACCTGTGGGCCGAcaacgccgacgtcgtctcgTGCTCCTACTCGGGCACCGGCGCCATGAAGACGGACGTCACCCGCACCGGCAACCGCACAAAGGTCGGCGCCCTCCAGGACGCCCGCATCGGTGTGACTCGCTACTTCAAGAACAACTTCTTCGACGGGCCCCGCCAGGACTCGTACgacctcttcctcggcgtaTACACCCCCGGCACCGCCAACATCGGCGgctccctcgtcttcgccgaccGCCGGCCCATCCTCATCCAGTCCGTCCCCtacctcctcgccttctccgtcttcctcgtcctcgtcggcctcttCTCCAAGTCCGAGGCTGTCGTCACCATTcgcgtcttcatcctcttctggctcgccgtcgcggcctgGTGCGCCAGCTTCATCTTTAGCCACGGCATGCTTTAC GTCAACTGGCCCAAGCTCAACCCCAGACCGTGGGCCAGCGAGGGCTTCGCCGAGCACATGTCCAAGGCCCGCAAGGATACCGTCTTGGGCTCCTTCGTCGCCCGTCACGAGCGCGGCCTCAGCACCGCGAGGTATCtcaacgccgaggagggcaagaagaGAATCGAATAA
- a CDS encoding Upf0183 domain containing protein has product MTEKDAAQQRAVLTRKLSPHSMPGDRGSSRGSYETGESSAAGSILHDTTLLPSPDEPNGRRPLSSSPRDAEDTNGYHGKDARKQRAQRHRSKGAFLLQDAIRHEDDSDRDQAPRLRHVRNLPPSRRTNDHTRTSDKSGSSAGREAGLGLAGLDSLAGQDGDVSPTQPTHNLTVRKRDAPNGRPLSGTSFTPAANTLLDIDSAQIVNMALNLSESRRQVSRRIAPPQAVPTLAQLPDGTTGANLKSHLQQQRRISRTRSPGPDKALTPRLPSTGVLSSPLQATFDMSRESTFRNHFTASTLARAQKAKEHLELMAQYRRFLELVPPIQPHHHQSRPTTASPPTSSGGVARVSTYGSSDGTVRLGRPYNPLQYIRNRKVRARERKAIDGEGQGFGDIMKVADWVDEVAKWAATGQTGVDGCTLPPFADADASENALQLAANANKPRRPRLDWIVDAADLLADAYWLEQDHHKQLIEDRHWRRIFPQNVDLHRPLSRQNNEHGSESGRTSVHRESEELGPALDPRTSNPKLVKSDTEHSTGSARERARQKLHDLTGHHHHRHSSSMHSHHDWRHGKTSSDFSDNENEARPKDRRSRKGTLTSSHQDILEKQMLEMIAKEARENGPRRPGGSGYVTPERQAGAGSYPPSRQHSRKASIAEVSESDERKSKDKPRFTPLHLQRPTRSSLEIPATARRSSFEIDSSLPNSPDGAVRGDPFIPALGGDLSPGSSRANSPTRNPFVKVRQIFRERSRDRIDDRISEEKSSAEYVASAPRTPVEASPESSGERRSTDWRGSSQSPSRKVVQRQTGESHKSHRSVASVKLRSDDPGIRGLFKGARFDNVIRGGVSKLGDLIWRKESDTGDLLSEVEGTTTDESDTEQRGRRKRGEIPLSRTASIRSQGLRQQTTKSYLDVMPTFESASANKLRHTESEPAHLPDNSPPSASRKSPRFDRLKPPRIDIMNASPTSSPGSHKRLSDVSESEVLSGGRIADVKEADKRLNSIIAMPPFVPDGRPGSASNRSRHWSISDHSPAPERAPMSKREVARLRALVLSSGIKAMEITRRANEPQLVFADRPRLSQNDFTVANVFWPEVAKLSPDPANVRSKAVSQTELYQFAAKTLGNSIQCAGQDWQKAADLFVSDTVPALHRRVEDVRRRVATDLSAMTRAAADEADETSRDLTLGQRLKIKHTLDVIETMLRRRRRRFRWVRRAMWLAVEWVLVGFMWYVWFVVMILRVFWGVGQGAVGAVRWLLWL; this is encoded by the coding sequence ATGACGGAGAAGGATGCCGCCCAGCAGCGTGCCGTTCTGACGAGAAAGCTGAGCCCGCACTCCATGCCCGGCGATAGGGGAAGCAGCAGGGGTAGTTACGAGACGGGCGAGTCGAGTGCCGCTGGCAGTATCCTCCACGACACGACGCTTTTGCCGTCCCCCGACGAGCCCAACGGCCGCCGTCCCCTTTCGTCCAGCCCTCGGGATGCGGAAGATACGAATGGATACCATGGGAAGGATGCGAGGAAGCAACGTGCACAAAGGCATCGCTCTAAGGGGGCCTTTTTACTTCAAGATGCCATCCGTCACGAAGATGACTCCGACAGGGATCAGGCACCTCGCTTGCGTCACGTACGCAACCTTCCACCCAGCCGCAGGACCAATGACCATACGAGAACATCCGACAAGTCAGGATCCAGCGCTGGTCGCGAGGCCGGGCTTGGGCTTGCAGGACTGGATAGCCTGGCCGGACAAGATGGCGACGTTTCCCCGACGCAGCCTACACACAACCTGACGGTCAGGAAACGAGATGCGCCGAACGGCAGGCCCCTTTCGGGAACGAGCTTCACGCCGGCCGCGAACACATTGCTCGATATCGACTCTGCCCAGATTGTTAACATGGCCCTGAACCTGAGCGAGTCACGGAGGCAGGTATCGCGGAGAATAGCACCGCCCCAGGCGGTCCCGACCCTAGCTCAGCTTCCAGACGGGACGACAGGCGCCAACCTCAAAAGCCACTTACAACAGCAAAGAAGAATATCGCGGACGAGGTCTCCAGGGCCCGACAAGGCACTGACACCGCGGCTGCCCTCTACCGGTGTCCTCAGCAGCCCCTTGCAGGCGACGTTCGACATGAGCCGCGAGAGCACTTTTCGTAACCATTTCACTGCGTCGACCCTGGCTCGAGCGCAAAAGGCAAAGGAGCATTTAGAGCTCATGGCCCAGTACAGGCGGTTCCTGGAGCTGGTGCCTCCCATACAGCCACATCATCATCAAAGCCGCCCAACGACTGCCAGCCCGCCGACGTCCTCAGGAGGTGTTGCCAGAGTATCGACCTACGGTAGCTCCGACGGCACCGTACGGCTCGGTCGCCCGTACAACCCATTGCAGTACATTCGAAACAGAAAGGTCCGCGCTCGAGAGCGCAAGGCCATCGATGGGGAGGGCCAAGGGTTTGGAGACATTATGAAAGTCGCCGACTGGGTCGACGAGGTTGCCAAATGGGCCGCAACGGGCCAAACCGGCGTAGATGGCTGCACGCTTCCGCCTTTCGCAGACGCAGATGCGTCGGAGAACGCTCTTCAGCTGGCGGCGAACGCCAACAAACCACGCAGACCGAGGCTCGACTGGATCGTAGACGCAGCAGACCTGCTTGCCGATGCATACTGGTTGGAGCAGGACCACCACAAACAGTTGATCGAAGATCGCCATTGGCGGCGCATATTCCCCCAGAACGTCGACCTTCACAGACCTCTGTCCAGGCAAAACAACGAACACGGGAGCGAATCCGGTCGAACGTCAGTCCACAGAGAGAGCGAAGAGCTGGGGCCCGCACTCGACCCCAGGACCAGCAACCCGAAGCTTGTCAAGTCAGATACGGAGCACTCCACAGGCAGCGCCCGGGAGCGCGCTCGCCAGAAGTTGCATGACCTCACGggtcatcatcaccaccgtcACAGCAGCTCGATGCACAGCCATCACGACTGGCGGCATGGCAAGACATCCTCTGACTTTTCAGACAACGAGAACGAGGCAAGGCCGAAGGATAGGAGGAGCCGGAAAGGCACACTCACTAGTAGCCATCAAGACATCTTAGAAAAGCAAATGCTCGAGATGATTGCCAAGGAGGCACGAGAGAACGGTCCTAGAAGACCAGGCGGCTCGGGCTACGTGACTCCAGAGCGACAGGCTGGCGCCGGGTCTTACCCGCCATCCCGACAACACAGCCGAAAAGCATCCATCGCGGAGGTCAGTGAGTCCGATGAGAGGAAGAGTAAGGACAAGCCTCGCTTCACCCCGTTGCATCTCCAGCGTCCGACGAGGTCTAGCCTGGAGATTCCAGCAACGGCTAGAAGAAGCTCGTTCGAGATAGATTCGTCATTACCCAACTCTCCCGACGGTGCAGTCCGCGGGGACCCTTTCATTCCGGCGCTTGGTGGAGATCTCTCACCAGGATCCAGCCGTGCCAACTCTCCTACGCGAAACCCCTTCGTAAAGGTCAGGCAGATCTTCCGCGAGCGCAGCAGGGATCGAATCGACGACCGCATCTCGGAAGAGAAGTCTAGCGCCGAGTACGTGGCCAGCGCGCCGAGGACACCGGTCGAGGCGTCGCCAGAATCTTCAGGAGAACGGAGGTCAACAGACTGGCGAGGGTCGTCGCAAAGCCCCTCTCGCAAGGTCGTACAACGCCAGACGGGCGAAAGCCACAAGTCTCACCGCAGCGTTGCTAGCGTCAAGCTGCGCAGCGACGACCCTGGCATTCGAGGCCTCTTCAAGGGGGCTCGCTTCGACAACGTTATTCGCGGTGGAGTGTCGAAGCTCGGCGATTTGATCTGGCGTAAGGAGTCGGACACTGGGGATCTCTTGTCTGAAGTTGAGGGCACGACGACAGATGAATCGGACACAGAGCAGAGGGGCAGACGAAAACGAGGCGAGATACCGctctcgaggacggcctcgatTAGGAGTCAAGGGCTACGCCAGCAGACGACCAAGAGCTACTTGGACGTCATGCCCACCTTTGAATCTGCTTCCGCCAACAAGCTGAGGCACACGGAGAGCGAGCCAGCACACCTGCCAGACAActcgccgccttcggcgAGCCGTAAGTCGCCTCGTTTCGATAGGCTCAAGCCACCGCGCATCGATATCATGAACGCATCGCCAACCTCGTCACCAGGCTCGCACAAACGATTGTCGGATGTCTCTGAAAGCGAAGTGTTGTCTGGTGGTCGCATAGCGGACGTCAAGGAAGCAGACAAGCGCCTCAactccatcatcgccatgcCGCCATTTGTCCCCGATGGACGCCCCGGATCTGCGTCCAATCGCAGCCGACACTGGTCCATTTCAGACCACAGCCCCGCGCCGGAACGGGCTCCCATGTCGAAGCGGGAAGTGGCCCGTCTTCGTGCGCTGGTCTTGAGCTCTGGCATCAAAGCCATGGAAATCACTCGCCGCGCCAACGAGCCTCAGCTCGTGTTTGCAGATCGGCCGAGGCTGTCACAGAACGACTTCACAGTCGCCAACGTCTTTTGGCCCGAGGTGGCCAAGCTCAGCCCCGACCCGGCCAACGTGCGCAGCAAGGCCGTCTCCCAGACGGAGCTCTACCAGTTCGCGGCCAAAACCCTCGGCAACTCGATCCAGTGCGCCGGCCAAGACTGGCAGAAGGCGGCCGACCTCTTCGTGTCGGATACCGTGCCCGCTCTGCACCGCCGCGTGGAAGACGTCCGCCGGCGCGTCGCCACGGACCTGTCCGCCATGACgcgcgcggcggccgacgaggcggacgaAACGAGCCGCGACCTCACCCTGGGCCAGAGGCTGAAGATCAAGCACACACTCGACGTCATCGAGACGATGCTGCGACGGCGCAGACGTAGGTTCCGCTGGGTCCGTCGCGCCATGTGGCTTGCGGTGGAGTGGGTGCTCGTGGGCTTCATGTGGTACGTCTGGTTCGTCGTCATGATCCTGCGCGTGTTTTGGGGCGTTGGCCAAGGAGCCGTCGGGGCCGTGAGGTGGCTGTTGTGGTTGTGA
- a CDS encoding Upf0183 domain containing protein has product MPRLSAVTAEASHEPLCRTRGQQSNTTCALRCLYCCLSEFSPSTPSISISFTEDIAHALDRNVAHFHPLQRAKEFLRRLCPEHLADLALSSDHVLPIMSLFTAQLHPGRALGFLVLGASLHDVLTRLKAEPQRFPQLDLAYSREQPVEQPVTLSLTANGIRLRFDGPEQRLRLIEIVDFTKNHVTFKDRDLVKPANSQGPPSSPVPGESSSGPTFRQIYHRLLGPTYGGEFIPPTPDAPDNLGNYILSYPGVAFTFRLAESAYSPNKDVVSLLSSAASQVPTSMAVFSGDSWAQARENLWTEILPSVKTVPVLPRGKDVVPDEISLVKVHGGGKLQLFRKWTNSSVWIILGETSPQELIAELGPPNATYRKNDQRMTIHKLRTASHSRARSNGADLHRPDDLTDTDQSSANTGSDDSNDEAIEEDIAGNVSGECFYNYFYLGFDVLVSTPSPPSRPPPAQHESHVPPSRPIKSESPDRLVATKLVLHGNVPGSYEFNRHRRCRWEISYLDDGPPGTAANSETKFTEIKDRLNERWNSAYPDGDTKAPQRGMVLNRGWGDSPGSSCEFLGGWEDSGAKRLDGSDDSTTTLFGFPGLVFEVLKNDHVNTVTVF; this is encoded by the exons ATGCCCCGCTTGTCCGCTGTCACTGCTGAAGCATCACATGAACCCCTCTGCCGGACCCGTGGACAACAATCAAACACAACTTGCGCTCTTCGCTGCCTCTACTGCTGTCTCTCGGAGTTTTCTCCTTCAACCCCATCCATATCTATCTCCTTCACAGAGGACATCGCACACGCACTCGATAGAAACGTTGCACACTTCCATCCACTCCAACGTGCAAAGGAGTTCCTGCGACGACTCTGCCCGGAACACCTTGCGGACCTCGCGCTGAGCTCCGATCACGTTCTGCCGATTATGTCGCTTTTCACTGCACAACTGCACCCAGGGCGAGCTCTGGGATTTCTCG TTCTTGGAGCGTCCTTGCATGATGTCTTGACACGACTGAAGGCCGAGCCGCAACGCTTTCCGCAACTCGACCTCGCCTACTCCCGCGAACAGCCCGTTGAGCAGCCCGTCACCCTGAGCCTCACCGCGAACGGCATACGCCTACGGTTCGACGGCCCAGAGCAACGTCTGCGACTGATAGAGATTGTCGACTTCACAAAGAACCACGTTACGTTTAAGGACCGCGACCTTGTGAAGCCCGCCAACTCCCAGGGGCCACCATCGTCGCCTGTCCCCGGAGAGTCCAGCTCCGGCCCAACCTTCCGACAAATCTACCACAGGCTGCTCGGGCCAACGTACGGCGGAGAGTTTATCCCGCCAACACCCGATGCCCCCGACAACCTGGGTAACTACATTCTTTCCTACCCCGGCGTTGCCTTTACCTTCCGACTGGCTGAATCAGCATACTCCCCCAACAAGGACGTCGTTTCGCTGCTGTCTTCAGCGGCGAGCCAAGTGCCCACATCCATGGCTGTTTTCAGCGGCGATTCATGGGCACAAGCGCGAGAGAACCTTTGGACTGAGATTCTTCCCAGTGTCAAGACGGTACCTGTTCTTCCAAGGGGGAAGGACGTGGTTCCCGACGAGATATCGCTGGTCAAGGTCCACGGGGGTGGAAAGCTCCAACTCTTTCGCAAGTGGACCAACTCGTCCGTCTGGATCATCCTGGGAGAGACTAGCCCACAAGAGTTGATTGCGGAGCTCGGCCCCCCCAACGCTACATATCGGAAGAACGACCAGAGGATGACAATACACAAGCTTCGGACGGCCAGCCATAGCAGAGCTCGGTCAAACGGCGCTGATCTACATCGGCCAGACGACCTGACTGATACCGACCAGTCGTCTGCGAACACCGGCTCAGACGATTCCAACGACGAAGCAATCGAGGAGGACATTGCTGGAAACGTTTCGGGAGAATGCTTCTACAACTACTTCTACTTGGGCTTTGATGTATTGGTGTCCACGCCTTCGCCACCGTCGAGACCACCGCCGGCGCAGCATGAATCCCATGTACCGCCCAGCAGGCCCATCAAGTCGGAGTCTCCTGACCGCCTGGTTGCTACGAAGCTGGTTCTTCATGGAAACGTGCCTGGCTCGTACGAGTTCAACAGACACCGCCGCTGTCGTTGGGAGATCAGCTATCTTGATGATGGCCCTCCTGGCACGGCGGCAAACTCGGAGACAAAATTCACCGAGATTAAGGATAGACTGAACGAACGGTGGAACAGCGCGTACCCTGATGGCGACACCAAAGCGCCACAAAGAGGCATGGTACTCAACCGGGGCTGGGGGGACAGTCCTGGCAGCAGCTGCGAGTTCCTCGGGGGCTGGGAAGACAGCGGCGCCAAGAGGCTTGATGGCAGCGATGATTCAACCACCACTCTGTTTGGGTTCCCCGGTCTCGTGTTTGAGGTACTCAAGAACGATCATGTCAACACGGTGACTGTGTTTTAG